TTAGAGGTAGGAGCCATATGAAATTGGTCAATTCAAATGTTgtactttttatcattttggtccTAAAAATTTATGATCGAGACCTTTGGAATTACTAATTTACATCAATGGgtcaaattatgtttttaatttctatCCAGTCCCTCAAAACATTATCAAAATCAAGTAAAAACTGTTgaatttctaataaaaaaaaaagtaggaaGAAGAGGAATagcaataacaacaaaaaactAGAGATTTCACAAAACTCATAGCCATAAAGCCCCAGCATCTTTCAAAACAGGCACCAATTCACCAGATATATGAGTAGACATTACCCTATCCAATCCCCCAAACATCTTCCCTCCCACGAACACAGCCGGCAACTGAATcccaccaccaccacctccatcgccgccgccgccgccgtCGATCCTCGACAACTCACCGATCGCCGCCTCTTCTTTCCCTTCCTCGACCTCGCAAACAACCGGGTTCACTCCATGCCCTAGCAGTAACCTCATCACAACATGGCACATGCAGCAACCACGTCTACCGAAAACCACCACAGCATTCTCCTCCACCAGCTTCCTTATACTGCTTTCACTACCATTGGCAACCACACCCCCACCACCACCGAGGAAGTTAAGAAGCGGCGAACGGCTGCCGACGGCGGTGGCTCTGGTGGTCGAATATGATTTATATGGGATTGCTTCTTGCATTGAGAATTTGAGATTGAAAgaatgtttgtttttttttaatgcaaAGCAAAGGGGGAGGGAGGGGGCTTTTATTATAACAATGGTGTCATTATATAAATAGGGGGGCTGAATAAGAAGACTTTCACGTCAACGCCGATTACGTACCGTGGGACGTCACGGGGACTGTGGGTGATGCCGTTTGGTAGACAGATTCTCATTGCTATTTTGCaagccccccccccccccaacacCCACAATTGAGCGTGACCTTTCCTTTATCCTTTTACACACTGTGAGTGTGACAAAAAGCCAAAAGACCAGAACCAATATCTTTGTAAAATTCTACTATTAAACCCTATAATCTGCGTAAACTGTGGATTTagtaatttactttaatttaatcaattacatttttttatccttttcaaaatttgaaattttagtcttggcCAATGGATAGCAATTagatttgtttggttaaattcaagGTTTTCAAAACTAGACCAATAATCAAAACGATCAGGCCACCGGTTCGccagttcaattaaataaattattaaaaaattcataaaattattaaaaatccaaTTCAACTGGTTTTTTTTGCTTAGTTCAATAGGTTCAATGCTCTTCTCCAGAATGGTACCCCAATCAATTTCCTGTCCAACTAGTTGATTCAGTATGGTTCGAATAacattagttaaattatattattaatcttGTATTATGCATAAAGTTGTAGATTTATTCAATGTTCTCCAACTAGATTATTCTCgctatatttttcaaattttgaaattttaatcttaatgcAAAACGATATTCGTTAAATCTATTGATTTTTTGTGTGTGATTAATATGTGGAAAAAACAAACTGACATGCATTACACGTAATATGTTTAtcacatcaaaattttaaaataacatagcttactaaatttaataattaccgaagagtaaatttttaaaatttttaaaatacatatattgaaaatgaacatcttaatatatatgaactaaattcGTAACTTAAACATGGTAGGAGAAATAATTGCACAACATGGCTTCTTTTTTCCAAGGCAGTGGCTAAAATTCCCTGCGGCTGGCACAACACTTTAATATTTTCCAATGAAAACGACAATAATAGCCTCCAAAGTTACCTGCCCCACAGCAACGTAATAACTAAATGGCATGTTGTTTTGAACGTAAAAGGAAGGCGACCTGTCAGTGCATGGAAAATGAGGAAATGGGATATTGCAAAGGGGAATTGTGTGCAAAAAAtggaatatttttattgatttcatcTATTATTGCTGCTTCTTGGTTCTTGCTTCACcctttatataataaatatagatatatttataaaaatcttaaaacgaaaataaataatttttatagcaAAGTGAAATACTCAAAACTCTAATACACTTAATCAACTCAACCTacccataattaattttttattttgagagtttacaaatacaaatataatacaATAGTAAGtacataattaaacaaataatatgaatataatCTTACAAAACCCATTCATGAGAATTGCAATTGAACATAATCAGACTTGAAACTATTACTTAAATATTCACAGAAACTTCAACCTTTACTGCAAATTTGATGTAGAAATTGATAACATATATACCGTACAAATATAAACCCAATTACATCATAAAATCAAACCagcataaaaataattcaaacacaATATAGCCGTCTGATGGGATTAAAAACACTCATATCACATCGTGTTGACCgtcttaaatataatttgagttAGATTGCAGTTTAGTACGTTATTATTAGAACTTTATCTCTTAtaataattccaaaaaaaaaacatccatATTCAATTACACGTAGCGGAATGGGTATTGAGGGAAAAAAGAAGATTTGTAACAAGAGGCGTAAGCAAACATGCAATGATGAGATCAGGCGTTAGATCACTCAAAGATCTTTGGCGGTTCTTACGAGTTATGTTCTGTAATAAGGGTGGGACACGTGGTATTGTTTCATCAACAGATCATCGTGGCTTTTTAATCCCAATCTGTCAACCACGTGTTAAGATTCCTTAGGATGAGATCACGGGATTGGGAACCACAACCTGACGTGGACGCTTCATTTCTCAccttttttttaactaaaaacagAACTCactgttaatttttatttttatatttaattatatttattaatttcaaaattaaatttaatatcaaataatatcttTCCCTTGAATAATTCGAGTTCAGCGCGCAAGTGAATATGCTGATAatcttatataatttaaacttaaaataaaacaattaataaatagaatgagtaaaaattaaagcataaattaaataataactattctaaataataataataaaaagtagaGAGCCTGgttatgtttttctttattgtcCTATTTGCGACTGTTAAAAGTCtatgattttgtaatttattgaaaaggaagatttttgttagatttgtACAGTTGATTTTGTTAATCACGTGGTTAGACGCATCATACTTTAATCATTAACtttgttttaatgattttaataagcCTATTGGTATTTATTAGTTTGCAActtctctttaatttaatattctttaGATCGTTTTTAGAGTTAAGGTCACTTGCCCGATTGATAGAACATTTTCCGATTAATTAAACACGACATTTACACCATATTcatctaaattatattttaagtttcatACATGTGAACttgaataataaacaattaaatgttGCTTTTAGTGTAAATAATCAA
This genomic window from Gossypium raimondii isolate GPD5lz chromosome 10, ASM2569854v1, whole genome shotgun sequence contains:
- the LOC105775126 gene encoding glutaredoxin-C9 encodes the protein MQEAIPYKSYSTTRATAVGSRSPLLNFLGGGGGVVANGSESSIRKLVEENAVVVFGRRGCCMCHVVMRLLLGHGVNPVVCEVEEGKEEAAIGELSRIDGGGGGDGGGGGGIQLPAVFVGGKMFGGLDRVMSTHISGELVPVLKDAGALWL